The window GAATCTTCTATACTATGATCTGAAATCCTACTGGTGCAAACTGAAATTTCTGCCCGAATTCTTTGGCCATAACAACTGCCGCTTTTTGTCCCGTGCAGTGGCTCACTGCTATTGTTTCGATGTCGAAGCTACGAAGCGCATCGATCGTTTTTTCTAGCTGATCAGACGATGAGAAGTCGAGATGAGTTCCTCCGACGAGAGCGTGGATATGACGTTTACCGAGATTATCAGCGATGTAATTCAGGATGTTGATAGTGCCGGCGTGAGCACACCCCAGCACCACGATAAGTCCTTTGGGTGTGTCTATTATCATGGAGTAGTCATCAAGGAAAGGATCGGGACCGAAGCCGTTTTCAGTTCTTACGAGAAATTTAGGATCTCCTGTTTCAAATTCGGTTTTTCTCGGCACAACGCCCGTAATATATACTCCAGGTGTAATCTCGCTCCATTCTGTTACCCATTGAAAACGAGCTCCACGGCTTACAAGATAAGCTTCATGCCATGGCATACCTATAGAAACAGGTTTTTCTTCCATCCCTGGAGCAGGGCTCATAAGTCTGAATCGTTCTTTTAAGACATCCGGATGAGCAACCACGGGACATGGACCTCGAACACCCAAAAAGGCAAGCAGTCCTCCCGTGTGGTCATAATGACCGTGGCTTAGAACTACTTTTTCTACTTTTGTGACATCCTTTAGAAATCGAAGAAGGTTGTGAATGAGAGAAAAACCCTGTCCTGTGTCAAAAAGTATAGTGCTCTTGTCTGTTTCAAGAAGCGCTGCAAAACCGTGTTCTCCAATAAAGCCTGGGCGCACTACGGTATTTTCGCAAACCACTGTTAATCGGCAAAACATTTTAGCTTCCTCCCTGGGAAATTAAGAAGCTCCCGAAGGTTATTTTTTAGACCTCCGGGAGCAAATAGATGGTTATTTAAGCTTTCTCCTCAGGAGTTTACCGGTTGGTGTTCTTGGGAGAGAATCCATGAACTCAATGATACGTGGGAGTTTGTAAATTGCTATATGTTCACGGCAGAAGTTCAGTATTTTTTCTTTCATCTCATCAGATGGTTCATAACCTTCTTTGAGAACGATGCAAGCTTTTGTAATTTGACCTTTTTCTGGATCGGGCACGCCAACCACACCAACATCGGCAATAGGTTCAAACTTGGCTATAACTTCCTCGATTTCAGCAGGGCTGATTCGATAGCCAGAGCTCTTAATCATATCGTCTTCGCGAGCAACAAAGAACAGATAACCATTTTCGTCGGCATATACTGCATCGCCAAGGAGGTTGAAACCGTCTTTTACTCCTTTTTGCTGAGATTTAAGGAGGCGGTTATCATCAGCATAGGGTTTCCAGTAAACCGTTCCGGTGGGTCCCTTTACACAGAAGCTACCAACTTCGCCAGGCTTTGCCTCATTTCCTTCTGGAGTTATCAACTTAATTTCAAAGCCGGGAAGTGGCCTTCCAATAGACCCTGGAACTGGTTTTTCCCCCATGGTATTAGATGTTACGAGATGAAGCATCTCAGTGCCACCCAGACCTTCCCAGATTGGCTTTCCTGTAAGTTCGAGCCATGCGTTGAAGGTTTCTACTCCTAGAGCATCACCGCCGGATGTGAACATTCTTACCTTGCTGAGATCGTATTTCTTGAAGTCCGGGAATTTCATCAGAGCTCTGTAAGCTGTGGGAAGACCCGTTGCCACCGTGATGCCGTGTTTTTCAAAAAGTTCTAGCATGTCTTGCGGTGTAAATTTGGGAAGGAGGCTAATTGCTGAGCCTTTAGCAAATGGAATAAGCCCGAAGGTTCCAAAACCTGCAGCAAACGAAACTGGTGCAGATCCACCCAGGACGTCAGATGGGGTAAGTTTCCATACGTAATCTCCAACAATGTGGGATTCTATGTAAATTTCCCGCACAAAATGGACACAACCCTTTGGAGGTCCCGTTGTGCCCGATGTGTAAAGAATAACACCGATGTCGTCTTTGTGGACCATTTCTGGGTCGCATGAATCCGATTCATTTTCAATCATTTTCTCGTAGGACTTAAAACCTTTTGCTTCGACATCGGCTGGATTACCTCCCACCACTATAATAGTTGTGGGTTTTTCAAAGGAAGGTATAGCCTTTTCAACTTCTCCTATTAGAGGATCATTTACAATAAAAGCCTTCATTTCAGCGTTGTTGACAACGAATGCAACCTCTTCTTTTGACCACAGAGGAGATGTGGGGACGGGAATGGCCCCTATTTTGAAAATTCCATAAATTGCAACAATGGCTGGAGGAGAGTTAACCACGCGAAGTCCTACTCGATCCTGAGGCTCAACACCCATCTTTCTTAAAGCATTGGCAAAGCGATTGACCATTTTCTGAAGAGCCCCGTAAGTAATCATCTTGTCCATGAAATAGACCGCATGATTATTGGCTCGCCCCTCTGCAACATGACGATCGATAAATTCCTGGCAGATATTCAGCTTTTCAGGCATGTTTTTAAAGGCTTCCGGTGTTGTAAAGTCAGGCCAAAGGTCTCTTGGCGGAAGGTAATTTTCTGGAATCTTTCCCATAATTCTGTTCCCTCCTCTTCTGTTAATTAAAAGTTCTCAATGAAGCCCATAAGACCAAGTTATTATCCACTGGAAAGCTCCTGGGCTTTCAGTGGAGAAAAATCTCTCTTCGTGAGTCTAAATCAGTAATGCCTAAAACCTTTCTCACGAAGAAAGAATTTTTCCTCTGGTTTTCAAAAAAGCCCGATAAAAACGGTTTGCTCTTGGTTTTCCGCAGGAAAGGGTTCAAACCTTCAGATTTTATTCAATTACATCCCGAACTGTCCGAGAGGAGGGAGAACAAGAATATTTAACGGCAGGTTTCACAGGATGAGGCTGATGTGAAAAGAGCACTGTAACTCCCTGTGCCTTGAGTGTTTCCACAACCTGTGAAAAGTTTTTCCCTTTGATGTGCAAAGAATAGAGATTACCAGACGATGAATCAGATCCAGTATCACCCCAAAAGGTGCATACGCTTAGGATCGCCGCGCCAGATTCTTGGATAATTTCAATAACTCTGGCTAAATCATAGTCGTCGTCTGATCTACAAACCACGTCAATACGGCCAGTGCTATCAAAGCCTCCCATCATCTCCATAAAGGCTTTTAATACGTCAATTACAGTAATGACACCCACAATTCGGTCGCCTTCCAGAACAGGCAAGCCCCCGATCTTCTTCGTAATCATCACAAATGCTACATCTTCCAGGTGATCATCAGGCGACGCAACATAAGGCTCCCGAATCATTACATCCGCTACCGTGAGCTGCTCGATCATGGACGCTATCAGCACGCTTCTAACATCAGAGTCTGTAATCCATCCCACAAAGGTGCCGTCGCCTTCCTTAACCGGCAGATGTCTGATGCCGTAGTGCTTCATCATTTTGAGCGCATCCTGGATGGTTGCTTCCGGACGAATCCACACAACATCTTTTGACATCCAGTCTTTAACGAGCATCTTTGTATCCTCTAAGGGTGGAATCTAAGACGACTTTTGCTCTAACCTTCACATCTTCACAAAGAACATCAACCTGAAAGCTACAATCCGGCATGCAGGAAATTGCTAACTGAAGGTAACATCCTGAGAAAATCAACACAAGTCACATTTAGAGCATTTTCAGAAAATTATCAAGAGGAAAATTGCTGATTTCCTTTTCTACTTCTTTATCACGGCAAGAACCTTCTCCTGCACCTCTTTCATTGCACCTTCCTTGTAAGGTTTTCCTGCCCATACCTTTAGCCCATCTCCTTCAAATCGCGGAATCACATGAATGTGGAAGTGATGGATCAACTGGCCAGCGGCTTCGAAATTGTTTTGAAGGATATTGATGCCGTCACAGGATAGAGCCTCTTTTAAAGCTCTGGCTACAAGTTTAGTAACCGCTGCTGTCTTCTTTAAATCCTCATCATCTACATCCAGTATTGTCGGGTAATGTTTCTTAGGAATAACTAAGGCATGACCGGGATTGATAGGGTTGATGTCTAAAAAACTCAAAACGAAATCGTCTTCATAGAGTTTCGCTGATGGAATTGTTCCCTTTACAATTTGGCAGAAGATGCAGGATTCCATTTACTCTATCCTCCCTTTTTGTGATAGTTCCTTAAATCTCAGGTTGGTGTCACTAACCACTGTAAAAAAGGAGTATACGCTATGATTCAACTTTTGGCAATCTATGGTTCGCCCAGACCCAGGGGAAATTCCGATACTATGATGGACTTTTTCATAAAAGGAGCTCTTGAAGCAGGAGCGGTCGTTGAACCTATTTACGTCAGAAAGCTTTCTTTTAAGGGATGTGTTGCCTGTGGGCACTGTGATGAAAAAGGCGTTTGCGCTCAGAAGGATCATATGGAATCAATATATCCGCTTCTCTCAGGAAGCGATATTGTAGCCGTAGCGAGCCCAAATTACTTTTACCACCTTCCAGGGCAGCTTAAATCCTTTATCGATAGAGCTCAGGCACTATTTATGGCTCAGAAACTCGGCGTTTTTACTCCTGGTATTAACAAAAGAAAAGGATTCTTTTTAGGAGTGGGAGCTACAAAAGGAAAAAAGCTCTTTGACTGCAGCATACTGACCATGCGATATTTTTTTGAAGCTATCGGGGTATCTTACGGAGGCGAACTTTGCTTCAGAGAAATTGATGAAAAAGGAGCAATTCTTTCCCACCCGGGCTATCTTGATGCCTGCTTCCGGGCGGGAAAAGAAATTGTGGAAGGACTTAAAGTAATTTGAAGTGTTCCCTGAGGCGCCTGGAAAGTTCTTTTACAGTTGCGAAAGCTTTTTCGACCGTTATTGTTCCGTCTGGATTTACAAGACAGCAAGTGGCAGGAGAAATAAGACTTCTTGACACGAGAAATTCCAGGTCGATCTTTGGTGCCAGAGCCTTAGTTACGCGATGGAATAGAGC of the Thermodesulforhabdaceae bacterium genome contains:
- a CDS encoding MBL fold metallo-hydrolase, coding for MFCRLTVVCENTVVRPGFIGEHGFAALLETDKSTILFDTGQGFSLIHNLLRFLKDVTKVEKVVLSHGHYDHTGGLLAFLGVRGPCPVVAHPDVLKERFRLMSPAPGMEEKPVSIGMPWHEAYLVSRGARFQWVTEWSEITPGVYITGVVPRKTEFETGDPKFLVRTENGFGPDPFLDDYSMIIDTPKGLIVVLGCAHAGTINILNYIADNLGKRHIHALVGGTHLDFSSSDQLEKTIDALRSFDIETIAVSHCTGQKAAVVMAKEFGQKFQFAPVGFQIIV
- a CDS encoding AMP-binding protein: MGKIPENYLPPRDLWPDFTTPEAFKNMPEKLNICQEFIDRHVAEGRANNHAVYFMDKMITYGALQKMVNRFANALRKMGVEPQDRVGLRVVNSPPAIVAIYGIFKIGAIPVPTSPLWSKEEVAFVVNNAEMKAFIVNDPLIGEVEKAIPSFEKPTTIIVVGGNPADVEAKGFKSYEKMIENESDSCDPEMVHKDDIGVILYTSGTTGPPKGCVHFVREIYIESHIVGDYVWKLTPSDVLGGSAPVSFAAGFGTFGLIPFAKGSAISLLPKFTPQDMLELFEKHGITVATGLPTAYRALMKFPDFKKYDLSKVRMFTSGGDALGVETFNAWLELTGKPIWEGLGGTEMLHLVTSNTMGEKPVPGSIGRPLPGFEIKLITPEGNEAKPGEVGSFCVKGPTGTVYWKPYADDNRLLKSQQKGVKDGFNLLGDAVYADENGYLFFVAREDDMIKSSGYRISPAEIEEVIAKFEPIADVGVVGVPDPEKGQITKACIVLKEGYEPSDEMKEKILNFCREHIAIYKLPRIIEFMDSLPRTPTGKLLRRKLK
- a CDS encoding CBS domain-containing protein, which produces MLVKDWMSKDVVWIRPEATIQDALKMMKHYGIRHLPVKEGDGTFVGWITDSDVRSVLIASMIEQLTVADVMIREPYVASPDDHLEDVAFVMITKKIGGLPVLEGDRIVGVITVIDVLKAFMEMMGGFDSTGRIDVVCRSDDDYDLARVIEIIQESGAAILSVCTFWGDTGSDSSSGNLYSLHIKGKNFSQVVETLKAQGVTVLFSHQPHPVKPAVKYSCSPSSRTVRDVIE
- a CDS encoding HIT family protein — translated: MESCIFCQIVKGTIPSAKLYEDDFVLSFLDINPINPGHALVIPKKHYPTILDVDDEDLKKTAAVTKLVARALKEALSCDGINILQNNFEAAGQLIHHFHIHVIPRFEGDGLKVWAGKPYKEGAMKEVQEKVLAVIKK
- a CDS encoding flavodoxin family protein, which produces MIQLLAIYGSPRPRGNSDTMMDFFIKGALEAGAVVEPIYVRKLSFKGCVACGHCDEKGVCAQKDHMESIYPLLSGSDIVAVASPNYFYHLPGQLKSFIDRAQALFMAQKLGVFTPGINKRKGFFLGVGATKGKKLFDCSILTMRYFFEAIGVSYGGELCFREIDEKGAILSHPGYLDACFRAGKEIVEGLKVI